Proteins from a genomic interval of Lelliottia amnigena:
- a CDS encoding putative acetyltransferase, whose amino-acid sequence MATPTLTTERLLLKPLEKTDAEQIQKRYPRWEIVRYMVASVPWPYPENGAEYYVNNVALPDIEKGIAWFWTIRRHDDPDQLIGLICLYDEEDNNRGFWLAPEWQGQGLMREASIAATDYWFNTLNRPLLRAPKAAINDRSQRISVSSGMRLVKTEKKAYVCGELDSELWEISREEWNALKRS is encoded by the coding sequence ATGGCCACGCCAACGCTCACCACGGAACGTCTGTTACTGAAGCCGTTAGAAAAAACGGATGCGGAGCAAATTCAGAAGCGTTATCCGCGCTGGGAGATTGTTCGTTATATGGTCGCCAGCGTGCCCTGGCCCTACCCGGAAAATGGGGCAGAATATTACGTCAATAACGTTGCGCTGCCGGATATCGAAAAAGGTATCGCCTGGTTTTGGACGATTCGCCGGCATGACGATCCCGACCAATTGATAGGACTAATCTGCCTGTACGACGAGGAAGATAACAATCGTGGATTCTGGCTTGCGCCGGAATGGCAGGGTCAGGGATTGATGCGAGAAGCCAGCATTGCCGCCACAGATTATTGGTTTAACACGCTAAACAGACCTCTTCTTCGCGCGCCGAAAGCCGCTATCAACGACCGTTCACAGCGGATTTCCGTCAGCAGCGGCATGCGTCTGGTGAAAACCGAAAAGAAAGCCTACGTCTGCGGCGAACTGGATTCCGAGCTTTGGGAAATTTCACGCGAAGAGTGGAACGCCCTGAAGCGTTCCTGA
- a CDS encoding N-acetyltransferase GCN5, with translation MTLRRAVPEEAEKLWQIRNLAIRAGCQSSYDAEVIDRWTPDLMPESYRQVVIDNPFFVAVDENGEPIATGYLDLAMNSVEAVFTAPNATGKGLAGAIIAAIKAEARQRGITRITLSSTPNAHAFYLKQGFSTLGENLYVSKLAGAELRCVDMAIDV, from the coding sequence ATGACCTTAAGACGTGCAGTACCTGAGGAAGCAGAAAAACTCTGGCAAATTCGCAATCTGGCGATTCGCGCAGGCTGCCAGAGCAGTTATGACGCCGAGGTTATCGATCGCTGGACGCCCGATCTCATGCCGGAGAGCTATCGTCAGGTCGTTATCGACAATCCCTTTTTCGTCGCCGTTGATGAAAACGGCGAACCGATCGCCACAGGCTATCTCGATCTGGCGATGAACAGCGTGGAGGCCGTGTTTACTGCGCCGAACGCGACGGGTAAAGGACTGGCCGGGGCGATTATCGCGGCCATAAAAGCGGAGGCGCGCCAACGGGGAATAACGCGGATCACGCTCTCATCCACGCCCAATGCGCACGCATTTTATCTGAAGCAAGGGTTTAGCACGCTCGGCGAGAACCTGTATGTTTCAAAACTTGCAGGAGCCGAACTACGCTGTGTCGATATGGCAATCGACGTCTGA
- a CDS encoding N-acetyltransferase GCN5 — MRNGDCSGMDMSVSIIITWMNRSRNSPGKGRLTLIQLFLCRVAETEGKAIGFALCVLHEGTWTTAPICYLEDLYVDADARGMGAGKALLDALQSEGKREGWSMLYWMTRQENPARRLYDRYAGVDDFVRYRVPL; from the coding sequence ATGCGCAATGGCGATTGCTCTGGGATGGATATGTCAGTTTCTATAATCATCACCTGGATGAATCGGTCACGAAATTCACCTGGGAAAGGGCGCTTAACCCTGATTCAGCTCTTTTTATGCCGGGTAGCCGAAACAGAGGGGAAAGCGATCGGTTTTGCCCTCTGCGTGCTGCATGAAGGGACATGGACCACGGCACCCATTTGCTATCTGGAGGATCTGTATGTCGATGCCGACGCCAGAGGCATGGGCGCGGGTAAAGCCCTGCTTGATGCGCTCCAGTCCGAAGGAAAACGAGAGGGATGGTCGATGCTTTACTGGATGACGCGGCAGGAAAACCCCGCGCGGCGGCTCTATGACCGTTATGCCGGGGTGGATGATTTTGTACGTTACCGTGTGCCGCTTTGA
- the tam gene encoding trans-aconitate 2-methyltransferase codes for MADWNPSLYLQYGAERTRPAAELLARIALDDVSDVLDLGCGPGNSTALLHQRWPLARIMGVDNSPAMLEQARVAVPECRFIEADVRQFKPEHAVDLIYANASLQWIPDHYVLLPHLISLLKLNGVLAVQMPDNTDEPSHVLMREVAYEQGYPNRAREPLPGIHAYYDILTEAGCDVDIWRTTYYHKMSSHQAIIDWVSATGLRPWMQELSENEQLKFLERYHELLVQQYPIQENGQILLAFPRLFFVARREP; via the coding sequence ATGGCTGACTGGAATCCCTCTTTATATCTGCAATATGGCGCGGAACGAACGCGTCCGGCTGCGGAATTACTCGCACGCATTGCGCTAGACGATGTGTCAGATGTGCTCGACTTAGGCTGCGGCCCCGGCAACAGCACCGCCCTTTTACATCAACGCTGGCCGTTGGCCCGGATTATGGGTGTCGATAATTCGCCTGCGATGCTGGAACAGGCGCGCGTTGCGGTGCCTGAATGTCGCTTCATTGAGGCTGACGTCCGGCAGTTTAAGCCAGAACACGCTGTCGACCTTATTTACGCTAACGCTTCCCTGCAGTGGATTCCGGATCATTACGTGTTGCTCCCGCACCTCATTTCCCTGCTCAAACTCAATGGCGTTCTGGCGGTGCAAATGCCCGATAACACCGACGAACCGAGCCATGTTCTGATGCGAGAAGTCGCTTACGAACAGGGCTATCCAAATCGTGCCCGCGAGCCGCTGCCGGGTATTCATGCTTATTATGATATTTTGACGGAAGCCGGTTGCGATGTGGACATCTGGCGAACCACGTACTACCACAAAATGAGCTCCCACCAGGCCATTATTGACTGGGTCAGTGCGACGGGTTTACGTCCGTGGATGCAGGAGTTAAGCGAAAATGAACAGCTGAAGTTTCTGGAGCGGTATCATGAACTGCTGGTTCAGCAGTATCCAATTCAGGAAAATGGACAGATATTACTGGCCTTTCCGCGACTGTTTTTCGTTGCCAGACGAGAGCCTTAG
- the iolC_2 gene encoding aminoimidazole riboside kinase gives MKKIWVLGDAVVDLLPAGEGRLLQCPGGAPANVAVGVARLGGESGFIGRVGDDPFGRFMRQTLIAENVNVDSLSLDAQHRTSTVVVELQPDGERSFTFMVRPSADLFLSPQDLPAFHQGEWLHACSIALSAEPSRTTTFQAMDAVKEAGGLVSFDPNIRADLWQDAHVLRECLDQALRKADMVKLSREELTFLTGQLAVDEGLRLLVDHYAVPMVLVTLGKEGVVAWHNGHLTTYNAPVVNSVDTTGAGDAFVAGMLYGLASGISDFPTIIALAQRCGALATTAKGAMTALPYRRDLD, from the coding sequence ATGAAGAAAATATGGGTCCTGGGCGATGCGGTTGTCGATTTGTTGCCCGCTGGCGAAGGACGATTGCTGCAATGTCCAGGCGGAGCGCCCGCCAACGTGGCGGTTGGCGTTGCGCGTTTAGGTGGAGAGAGCGGCTTTATTGGCCGAGTGGGCGACGACCCGTTTGGGCGCTTTATGCGACAAACGCTGATCGCCGAAAACGTGAACGTGGATTCTCTGTCTTTGGATGCGCAGCACCGTACTTCAACAGTCGTGGTTGAATTGCAACCCGACGGCGAGCGCTCGTTCACCTTTATGGTTCGCCCGAGTGCCGACCTGTTTTTGTCACCCCAGGATTTACCTGCTTTCCATCAGGGGGAGTGGCTGCACGCCTGTTCCATTGCACTCAGCGCCGAACCCAGTCGCACCACCACTTTTCAGGCGATGGATGCCGTTAAGGAGGCGGGAGGACTCGTCAGTTTCGATCCCAATATCCGAGCCGATCTCTGGCAGGACGCCCACGTTTTACGAGAGTGCCTTGATCAGGCGTTACGCAAAGCTGACATGGTTAAGCTGTCGCGAGAAGAGTTAACGTTTCTCACCGGGCAGCTCGCGGTCGATGAGGGCCTGAGGTTATTAGTGGATCACTATGCGGTGCCAATGGTACTGGTCACCTTGGGTAAAGAGGGCGTTGTCGCCTGGCACAACGGCCACCTCACGACTTACAACGCGCCAGTGGTCAACAGCGTGGATACCACCGGTGCGGGCGATGCCTTTGTCGCCGGGATGCTGTATGGCCTGGCGAGCGGAATATCCGATTTCCCGACCATCATTGCGCTGGCACAGCGCTGCGGTGCGCTTGCCACGACGGCCAAAGGCGCGATGACCGCGTTACCGTACCGACGCGATCTGGATTAA
- the scrY_1 gene encoding porin, LamB type has protein sequence MYKKRRLAVMIGMLAGSASVYAQTDMNSIEQRLAALEQRLQEAEGRATAAEKRAAVAEQKTQQLVAVQQQTQTSTQDVAQRTAALEKKSDLTSGFEFHGYARSGLLMNDAASSSKSGPYLTPAGETGGAVGRLGNEADTYVELNVEHKQTLESGATTRFKAMLADGQKTYNDWSADSSDLNIRQAFAELGSLPDFSGPLKSSTFWAGKRFDRDNFDIHWLDSDVVFLAGTGGGVYDVKWDDNFRSNFAIYGRNFGSEEEIDNNVQNYILSMNHFVGPLQVMVSGMRAKDNDDRQDANGDPIKTDAANKGVHALVGLHNDSFYGLREGSAKTAVLYGHGLGAEVKSIGSDGLCCLKRIPGALQVTVSRLSAAVGISRQRCLRRAVKIVTSKATVTNGSRSTRGLSRK, from the coding sequence ATGTATAAAAAACGCAGACTTGCCGTGATGATTGGCATGCTGGCCGGAAGCGCCTCTGTCTATGCTCAGACGGACATGAACAGTATTGAACAGCGTCTTGCCGCGCTTGAACAACGGCTTCAGGAGGCCGAAGGACGCGCAACGGCGGCGGAAAAACGCGCTGCCGTTGCAGAACAAAAAACGCAACAACTCGTGGCTGTTCAACAGCAAACGCAAACCAGCACTCAGGATGTTGCGCAGCGCACCGCTGCGTTAGAGAAAAAATCAGACCTAACCAGTGGATTTGAATTTCACGGTTACGCTCGCTCAGGCTTGCTGATGAACGACGCGGCATCCAGCAGTAAAAGCGGTCCATATCTGACTCCCGCCGGTGAAACGGGCGGAGCAGTAGGACGTCTGGGTAACGAGGCGGACACCTACGTCGAGCTGAATGTCGAACACAAGCAGACGCTAGAAAGCGGGGCGACAACGCGCTTTAAGGCGATGCTCGCGGATGGTCAAAAAACTTATAACGACTGGTCAGCCGACTCCAGCGATTTGAATATTCGTCAGGCGTTTGCTGAGCTGGGCAGCTTGCCGGATTTCAGCGGGCCGCTGAAGAGCAGTACCTTCTGGGCTGGTAAGCGTTTTGACCGCGATAACTTTGATATCCACTGGCTCGATTCCGACGTGGTGTTCCTCGCCGGGACCGGCGGCGGGGTCTATGACGTCAAATGGGATGACAATTTCCGCAGCAATTTCGCCATTTACGGGCGTAACTTTGGCAGCGAAGAAGAGATCGACAACAACGTTCAAAACTACATTCTGAGCATGAATCACTTTGTGGGTCCGCTGCAGGTGATGGTGAGCGGGATGCGCGCCAAGGACAACGACGACCGTCAGGATGCCAACGGCGACCCGATCAAAACCGATGCCGCGAATAAAGGGGTTCATGCGTTGGTCGGGTTGCATAACGACAGCTTCTACGGCCTGCGTGAAGGGTCTGCCAAAACGGCAGTGCTGTACGGTCACGGCCTGGGCGCCGAAGTGAAAAGTATCGGTTCGGACGGGCTTTGCTGTCTGAAGCGGATACCTGGCGCTTTGCAAGTTACGGTGTCACGCCTCTCGGCGGCGGTTGGCATATCGCGCCAGCGCTGCTTGCGCAGAGCAGTAAAGATCGTTACGTCAAAGGCGACAGTTACGAATGGGTCACGCTCAACACGCGGCTTATCAAGGAAGTGA
- the scrY_2 gene encoding porin, LamB type — MTQNFALAFEGSYQYMDLNPEGYKDRNAVNGSFYKLTFAPTLKAGKIGDFFSRPELRLYATWMDWSSKLDNYASDDAFGSSGFNAGGEWNFGVQMETWF; from the coding sequence GTGACGCAGAACTTCGCACTCGCCTTTGAGGGCAGCTATCAATACATGGATTTGAATCCGGAAGGCTACAAGGACCGCAATGCGGTGAACGGGAGCTTCTACAAACTGACCTTCGCGCCGACGTTAAAAGCGGGCAAGATCGGCGATTTCTTCAGCCGTCCTGAATTACGGTTGTACGCAACCTGGATGGACTGGAGCAGCAAACTGGATAACTACGCCAGCGATGACGCCTTTGGCAGCAGCGGTTTCAACGCAGGTGGGGAATGGAACTTTGGGGTACAGATGGAAACCTGGTTTTAA
- the sacX_1 gene encoding PTS system sucrose-specific transporter subunit IIBC, producing MDFDNIARALIPLLGGKENIASAAHCATRLRLVLVDDALADQQAIGKVEGVKGCFRNAGQMQIIFGTGVVNKVYAAFIQAAGIGESTKSEAADIAARKLNPFQRIARLLSNIFVPIIPAIVASGLLMGLLGMVKTYGWVNADNAIYIMLDMCSSAAFIILPILIGFTAAREFGGNPYLGATLGGILTHPALTNAWGVASGFHTMDFFGLEIAMIGYQGTVFPVLLAVWFMSHVEKTAAPRDPGRTGFNPHAIFHRHYFRLYCIADYWSGGARTG from the coding sequence ATGGATTTCGATAATATTGCCCGCGCGCTGATTCCGCTGCTCGGCGGAAAAGAGAACATTGCCAGCGCGGCGCACTGTGCCACGCGTTTACGGCTGGTACTGGTTGATGATGCGCTGGCCGACCAGCAGGCGATCGGCAAAGTTGAAGGGGTCAAAGGGTGTTTTCGCAACGCGGGGCAAATGCAGATTATTTTCGGCACCGGCGTGGTCAATAAAGTCTACGCGGCTTTCATTCAGGCCGCGGGCATAGGCGAATCCACAAAGTCTGAAGCCGCCGATATCGCGGCGCGTAAGCTGAATCCGTTCCAGCGTATCGCACGTCTGCTGTCGAATATTTTCGTGCCGATCATTCCTGCTATCGTCGCATCGGGTCTGTTGATGGGCTTGCTGGGGATGGTAAAAACCTACGGTTGGGTGAATGCCGATAACGCGATCTACATCATGCTGGACATGTGCAGTTCGGCGGCGTTTATCATTTTACCGATCCTGATTGGTTTTACCGCCGCCCGTGAATTTGGCGGTAACCCGTATTTGGGCGCGACCCTCGGCGGTATTCTGACGCATCCGGCGTTGACCAACGCCTGGGGTGTGGCGTCGGGTTTCCATACCATGGACTTTTTTGGCCTCGAGATTGCCATGATCGGTTATCAGGGCACGGTATTCCCGGTGCTGTTAGCCGTGTGGTTTATGAGCCATGTCGAAAAAACAGCTGCGCCGCGTGATCCCGGACGCACTGGATTTAATCCTCACGCCATTTTTCACCGTCATTATTTCCGGCTTTATTGCATTGCTGATTATTGGTCCGGCGGGGCGCGCACTGGGTGA
- the sacX_2 gene encoding PTS system sucrose-specific transporter subunit IIBC — protein sequence MLIIGPAGRALGDGISFVLSTLIEHAGWLAGLLFGGLYSVIVITGIHHSFHAIEAGLLGNPSIGVNFLLPIWAMANVAQGGACLAVWFKTKDAKIKAITLPSAFSAMLGITEAAIFGINLRFVKPFIAALIGGAAGGAWVVSVHVYMTAVGLTAIPGMAIVQANSLLNYIIGMVIAFGVAFALSLLLKYKTDSE from the coding sequence TTGCTGATTATTGGTCCGGCGGGGCGCGCACTGGGTGACGGTATCTCGTTCGTACTGAGCACGCTGATTGAACATGCCGGTTGGCTGGCAGGGCTGTTATTTGGTGGTCTGTACTCGGTGATTGTCATCACCGGCATCCACCACAGTTTCCACGCTATCGAAGCGGGATTGCTTGGCAATCCGTCGATTGGCGTTAATTTCCTGCTGCCAATTTGGGCGATGGCGAACGTGGCGCAAGGCGGGGCGTGTCTGGCGGTGTGGTTTAAAACCAAGGACGCGAAGATCAAAGCGATTACCTTACCGTCCGCATTTTCCGCCATGCTGGGGATCACCGAGGCAGCTATCTTCGGGATTAACCTTCGCTTTGTGAAGCCGTTTATTGCAGCATTAATTGGTGGTGCAGCGGGCGGTGCGTGGGTGGTTTCGGTACATGTTTATATGACGGCCGTAGGCCTGACGGCTATTCCAGGCATGGCGATTGTGCAGGCGAACTCGCTGCTGAACTATATCATCGGTATGGTCATTGCCTTTGGCGTCGCCTTTGCGCTGTCTTTACTGCTGAAATACAAAACGGACTCTGAATAA
- the scrB gene encoding beta-fructofuranosidase: MTTPSRWPAVLQAVMKGQPQALTDDHYPHWHLAPVTGLMNDPNGFIWFAGRYHLFYQWNPLGCDHRYKCWGHWSSADLVQWQHEPMALMPDEEYDRNGCYSGSAVDNQGVLTLCYTGNVKFDDGSRTAWQCLAVQNEAGSFDKLGPVLPLPEGYTGHVRDPKVWQHEGKWYMVLGAQDVQKRGKVLLYQSADLHSWQPCGEIAGHGVNGLADAGYMWECPDLFELDGTHVLICCPQGLAREPHRYRNTYPSTWMSGDFHYDDAKFGHGALHELDAGFEFYAPQTTLAADGRRILIGWMGVPDGEEMLQPTLEHGWVHQMTCPRELHFRDGKLWQTPIRELQQLREEEQNWQGSADAAPALDAGRLEFELKTDAPVKVNFANTLWLTLDEKGIRLERKSLQHDEILTRYWDGKVTSLRVLCDSSSVEIFINEGEGVMSSRYFPGNPAQVRFEGASAITLRYWSLRASMIE; this comes from the coding sequence ATGACGACTCCTTCTCGCTGGCCTGCGGTACTGCAGGCCGTCATGAAAGGCCAACCGCAGGCGTTAACTGACGATCATTATCCTCACTGGCATCTCGCGCCGGTAACGGGATTGATGAACGACCCCAACGGTTTTATCTGGTTTGCCGGACGTTACCATCTGTTCTATCAGTGGAACCCGCTGGGCTGCGATCATCGTTATAAATGCTGGGGTCACTGGAGTTCTGCTGATTTAGTGCAATGGCAGCATGAACCGATGGCGCTGATGCCGGATGAAGAATACGACCGTAACGGCTGCTACTCCGGTAGCGCCGTGGATAATCAGGGCGTTTTGACGTTGTGCTACACCGGCAACGTCAAATTTGATGACGGCAGTCGTACCGCATGGCAATGCCTGGCAGTGCAAAATGAAGCCGGTAGTTTCGATAAACTGGGTCCAGTTTTGCCGCTGCCGGAAGGCTATACCGGCCATGTGCGCGACCCAAAAGTATGGCAGCACGAGGGCAAATGGTACATGGTGCTGGGCGCGCAGGATGTACAAAAGCGCGGCAAAGTTCTGCTGTATCAGTCTGCTGATTTGCACAGCTGGCAGCCCTGCGGCGAAATCGCAGGCCACGGGGTGAACGGCCTGGCTGATGCCGGTTATATGTGGGAGTGCCCGGACTTATTCGAGTTGGACGGTACCCACGTATTGATCTGCTGCCCGCAGGGACTGGCGCGCGAGCCGCATCGCTATCGCAATACCTATCCCTCCACCTGGATGAGCGGTGATTTTCACTATGACGATGCAAAGTTTGGCCATGGCGCGCTGCACGAACTGGATGCCGGGTTTGAATTTTATGCACCGCAAACGACATTAGCGGCAGATGGCCGTCGGATCCTGATTGGCTGGATGGGCGTCCCGGATGGTGAAGAGATGCTACAGCCAACCCTCGAACACGGCTGGGTCCATCAGATGACGTGTCCGCGCGAGCTGCATTTCCGCGATGGGAAGCTGTGGCAAACACCGATTCGGGAACTGCAACAGCTGCGCGAGGAAGAACAAAACTGGCAGGGAAGCGCAGACGCAGCACCCGCGCTGGACGCCGGACGTCTTGAGTTCGAGCTTAAAACGGACGCACCGGTAAAAGTGAATTTCGCCAACACGCTGTGGCTCACCCTGGACGAAAAGGGGATTAGGCTGGAACGAAAAAGCCTTCAACATGATGAAATATTGACACGTTACTGGGATGGAAAGGTCACCTCTCTGCGCGTTTTATGCGACAGCTCCAGCGTCGAAATTTTCATTAACGAAGGCGAGGGCGTCATGAGCAGCCGCTATTTCCCGGGAAATCCGGCGCAAGTACGCTTCGAAGGTGCGTCTGCCATCACATTACGCTACTGGTCGCTTCGCGCTAGCATGATAGAATAA
- the fruR_2 gene encoding LacI family transcriptional regulator, producing MRKTKRITIKDVAELAGVSKATASLVLNGRSKELRVAEETRDRVLAIAKQHHYQPSIHARSLRDNRSHTIGLVVPEITNYGFADFSHELETLCREAGVQLLISCSDENPGQETVVVNNMVSRQVDGLIVASSMLNDTDYQKLSEQLPIVLFDRHMNDSSLPQVITDSITPTRELVADIARQHPDEIYFLGGQPRLSPTRDRLEGFKQGLAQAGVTLRPEWIIHGNYHPSSGYEMFAALCAQLGRPPKAVFTAACGLLEGVLRYMGQHNLLQSDMRLASFDDHYLYDSLAISIDTIRQDNRQLAWHCFDLIGKLIEGETPDPLQRKLNATLQRRYKTAG from the coding sequence GTGAGAAAAACAAAACGCATCACCATCAAAGACGTAGCGGAACTGGCGGGCGTATCGAAAGCGACCGCCAGTCTGGTTTTGAATGGTCGCAGCAAAGAATTACGTGTCGCGGAAGAAACCCGCGATCGCGTGCTAGCCATTGCAAAGCAGCATCACTATCAGCCCAGTATTCATGCGCGATCGCTGCGGGATAATCGTAGCCATACCATTGGACTGGTGGTGCCAGAAATCACCAACTACGGCTTTGCTGATTTTTCTCATGAGCTGGAGACGCTGTGCCGCGAAGCCGGTGTCCAGTTGCTTATCTCCTGTTCGGATGAAAACCCGGGGCAAGAAACCGTGGTGGTCAACAATATGGTTTCCCGCCAGGTCGATGGCCTGATTGTGGCCTCGAGCATGTTGAATGATACCGACTACCAAAAGCTCAGTGAACAGCTGCCAATCGTGCTGTTTGACCGGCATATGAATGACAGCTCATTACCGCAGGTGATTACCGACTCCATCACTCCGACCCGTGAACTCGTCGCCGACATCGCCCGGCAGCATCCCGATGAAATCTATTTTCTCGGTGGGCAGCCGCGGCTTTCGCCCACCCGAGATCGTTTAGAAGGATTTAAACAGGGCTTAGCTCAGGCTGGTGTCACATTGCGCCCGGAATGGATCATTCACGGAAACTATCATCCAAGTTCCGGCTATGAGATGTTTGCCGCGCTGTGCGCACAGTTGGGTCGTCCACCGAAGGCTGTTTTCACAGCCGCCTGTGGATTACTTGAAGGGGTGTTGCGCTATATGGGCCAGCACAATCTGTTGCAAAGCGATATGCGACTGGCAAGTTTTGACGATCACTATCTTTACGATTCTCTGGCCATCTCGATTGACACAATACGTCAGGATAATCGCCAACTGGCGTGGCATTGCTTTGATTTAATAGGCAAGTTGATTGAAGGGGAAACGCCGGATCCGCTACAACGCAAGCTCAATGCAACGCTCCAGCGGCGGTATAAAACGGCAGGGTGA
- a CDS encoding Small-conductance mechanosensitive channel: MKRIRLAVLTCFLLALALTSHAAEPRQAPTNQERARTVYIFHQPIVMLQAKFGLTTPEERVLRIRNTLRNFTQEDVNAPLKIVPVNRYNQQGRLIVMNGKPVMLLTAGDLDEGDDLTLDQAAQRVLARMETQRTALRDQYDRGWLALSAVKTAASLAVLILFWYLVYRSWRSVRRFYHQRILENRSWIPHRWRRFIGAIETRLYALLMLVLSIVALYLWLSWVFSLFPWTRVWGTSLGDWAVRVIREIALAIISALPGLLIVLIIFLITAFILKLLKVVLNQVEAGRLQLPGIHPETVGATRKLISVGIWLFALSAAYPFLPGANSLAFKGISVFFGLMLTLGSAGVMNHAMSGLVLIYSRALRKGDVIRVADNEGLVSEIGMLATKIITRENYVVTVPNAVVVSGKITNLSAQAQDGGLNLTVSVTIGYDTPWRQVHAMLELAAKRSTCVDQHHAPLVRQLSLMDWYIAYELQVRLHVGQSLAAARNELHANIQDVFNEFNVQIMSPNFVMQPKGAVMVPPENWYPAPVTPPDRDN, encoded by the coding sequence ATGAAAAGGATACGGCTCGCTGTTTTAACCTGTTTTCTCTTAGCTCTGGCTTTAACCTCCCATGCGGCAGAACCCCGGCAGGCACCGACCAATCAGGAACGCGCCCGCACCGTTTATATCTTCCATCAGCCTATCGTCATGCTGCAGGCCAAATTCGGCCTCACCACGCCTGAAGAGCGGGTACTGCGCATTCGCAATACGTTACGCAACTTCACTCAGGAAGATGTTAACGCACCTTTAAAAATCGTGCCGGTCAACCGTTATAACCAGCAGGGCAGACTGATTGTGATGAATGGAAAACCGGTGATGCTCCTGACTGCCGGCGACCTGGATGAAGGAGACGATCTCACGCTGGATCAGGCGGCGCAGCGTGTGCTGGCGCGCATGGAGACGCAGCGCACCGCCCTGCGGGACCAGTATGACAGAGGCTGGCTGGCCTTATCGGCAGTGAAAACCGCTGCGTCGCTGGCGGTGCTGATCCTGTTCTGGTATCTCGTTTATCGCTCATGGCGTTCAGTAAGACGGTTCTACCACCAGCGCATACTGGAAAACCGCAGTTGGATCCCCCACCGCTGGCGGCGATTTATCGGCGCTATCGAAACACGACTCTACGCGCTACTGATGCTGGTACTCAGCATTGTCGCCCTTTACCTGTGGTTGAGCTGGGTATTCAGCCTCTTTCCCTGGACGCGAGTCTGGGGGACGTCGCTGGGAGACTGGGCCGTGCGTGTGATTCGCGAGATCGCCCTCGCGATTATCTCCGCATTGCCGGGGTTGCTGATAGTGCTGATCATCTTTCTGATCACCGCCTTCATTCTCAAGCTGCTGAAGGTGGTGCTGAACCAGGTCGAAGCCGGTCGCCTGCAGTTGCCCGGTATCCATCCTGAGACGGTGGGCGCCACCCGCAAGCTCATCTCGGTGGGCATCTGGCTATTTGCGCTTTCGGCGGCCTATCCGTTTTTGCCTGGGGCAAACTCGCTGGCTTTCAAAGGCATTAGCGTCTTCTTCGGGTTAATGCTTACGCTGGGCTCTGCGGGGGTGATGAACCATGCCATGAGCGGACTGGTGCTGATTTACTCCCGCGCGCTACGCAAAGGGGACGTCATCCGCGTGGCGGATAATGAAGGGCTGGTAAGCGAAATCGGCATGCTGGCGACCAAGATTATCACGCGGGAGAATTACGTCGTCACAGTGCCCAATGCGGTGGTGGTAAGCGGAAAAATTACTAACCTCAGTGCGCAAGCGCAAGACGGTGGGCTCAACCTTACGGTCAGCGTTACCATCGGCTATGACACCCCCTGGCGGCAGGTCCACGCTATGCTCGAGCTGGCGGCGAAACGATCCACCTGCGTCGACCAGCACCACGCCCCGCTGGTGCGTCAGTTAAGCCTGATGGATTGGTATATCGCCTATGAGCTGCAGGTTCGCCTGCATGTGGGTCAGTCACTGGCTGCCGCCCGCAACGAACTGCACGCCAATATCCAGGATGTCTTTAATGAGTTCAACGTTCAGATCATGTCGCCAAACTTTGTGATGCAACCCAAAGGTGCAGTCATGGTTCCCCCTGAAAACTGGTATCCGGCCCCGGTAACCCCGCCTGACAGAGATAATTAA